One genomic window of Novosphingobium aureum includes the following:
- a CDS encoding DUF885 domain-containing protein, translating to MQDHTPQTAQISRRSAIGMLSASVAALALPGCARAVAEGTQPRPAVGGPAMASPAAPTEASGLLDSIAWRLLEHNPGQATSLGVDTGEHAYLRSKLEDRSAAGMASLAETLRQDLARVSAIDTSHMNPADATSLAVIKSAYATSLDGFAQPYGDVAVGGWRNTPYVVIQNVGAYLDTPRFLDADHPVKTPDDADAYVARLGQMSGQLDGELDRMKAATGEGLVPPDFLLDRAVAQMEASIADARDNGGTLAGSVATRTTEMKGDWARQARAIVAGDVVPALERQLAELKRQRGLATGDPGMRERPHGAEFYAWALHASTTTPMPAEEIHKLGLEQLDELHARMDPILKDLGYTKGTVGDRMTALGSDKRFMFSQGDKGRDEIMAFIHGRIDWIKSQMPRAFRELVPGNVEVRRLPLSEEPGAPTAYGGAGSKDGSVPGKMWINLRTTALHRKYDLPTLVHHEAIPGHVWQGEYANRLPLIRSILAFNAYSEGWALYGEQLGDELGAYDESPVGRLGYLQSIAFRACRMVVDTGLHSKGWSREQAVRFFMERNGNKREEVVNEVDRYCSWPGQACGYKMGHNEINRQRQRAIAELGDAYDLRDFDQAVVDGGNVPLDVLGQNIARYIATKS from the coding sequence ATGCAAGACCACACCCCCCAGACCGCACAGATCTCGCGCCGCTCGGCCATCGGCATGCTCTCTGCAAGCGTTGCCGCGCTCGCCCTGCCCGGCTGTGCTCGCGCCGTCGCCGAAGGCACCCAGCCGCGCCCGGCAGTCGGCGGCCCCGCCATGGCGAGCCCGGCAGCCCCGACCGAGGCTTCGGGCCTGCTCGATTCCATCGCCTGGCGCCTGCTCGAGCATAATCCGGGTCAGGCCACGAGCCTTGGTGTCGACACCGGCGAGCACGCCTATCTGCGCTCGAAGCTCGAGGACCGCTCTGCCGCTGGCATGGCATCGCTCGCCGAAACGCTACGCCAGGACCTCGCCAGGGTCTCGGCCATCGACACCAGCCACATGAACCCTGCCGATGCGACCAGCCTCGCGGTGATCAAGAGCGCCTATGCGACATCGCTCGACGGTTTTGCCCAGCCCTATGGCGACGTCGCCGTGGGCGGCTGGCGCAATACGCCCTACGTCGTCATTCAGAACGTGGGCGCCTATCTTGACACCCCGCGCTTTCTCGATGCCGACCATCCGGTGAAGACCCCCGATGACGCCGATGCCTATGTCGCGCGCCTAGGGCAGATGAGCGGCCAGCTCGATGGCGAACTCGACCGGATGAAGGCGGCGACCGGCGAAGGCCTCGTTCCTCCCGACTTCCTGCTCGACCGCGCCGTCGCGCAGATGGAGGCCTCGATCGCGGATGCCCGCGACAACGGCGGCACGCTCGCAGGCTCGGTTGCGACGCGCACCACCGAGATGAAGGGTGACTGGGCCCGGCAGGCCCGCGCCATCGTCGCTGGTGACGTGGTCCCCGCTCTCGAGCGCCAGCTTGCCGAGCTCAAGCGCCAGCGCGGCCTTGCGACGGGCGATCCGGGCATGCGCGAGAGGCCGCATGGCGCCGAGTTCTATGCCTGGGCTCTGCACGCCAGCACCACCACCCCCATGCCCGCCGAGGAGATCCACAAGCTCGGCCTCGAACAGCTCGACGAACTGCACGCGAGGATGGATCCGATCCTCAAGGATCTGGGCTATACCAAGGGGACCGTCGGTGACCGCATGACCGCGCTCGGCTCGGACAAGCGCTTCATGTTCTCGCAAGGCGACAAGGGCCGCGACGAGATCATGGCCTTCATCCATGGGCGGATCGACTGGATCAAGTCGCAGATGCCACGCGCTTTCCGCGAACTCGTACCCGGCAACGTCGAAGTGCGCCGCCTGCCGCTGTCAGAGGAACCGGGCGCGCCGACCGCCTATGGCGGGGCGGGCTCGAAGGACGGCAGCGTGCCCGGCAAGATGTGGATCAACCTGCGCACCACCGCGCTTCACCGCAAGTACGACCTGCCAACGCTCGTTCATCACGAAGCGATCCCCGGGCACGTCTGGCAAGGCGAATATGCCAACCGCCTGCCGCTGATCCGCTCGATCCTCGCTTTCAACGCCTATTCGGAAGGCTGGGCGCTCTACGGCGAGCAGCTCGGCGATGAACTGGGTGCCTACGACGAGAGCCCGGTGGGTCGCCTTGGCTACCTCCAGTCGATTGCGTTCCGGGCCTGCCGCATGGTGGTGGACACGGGCCTGCACTCGAAGGGCTGGAGCCGCGAACAGGCGGTGCGTTTCTTCATGGAGCGCAACGGCAACAAGCGCGAGGAAGTGGTCAACGAGGTCGACCGTTACTGCTCGTGGCCGGGTCAGGCCTGCGGCTACAAGATGGGCCACAACGAGATCAACCGTCAGCGCCAGCGCGCCATTGCCGAACTCGGCGATGCCTACGACCTGCGCGATTTCGACCAGGCCGTCGTCGATGGCGGCAATGTCCCGCTCGACGTGCTGGGACAGAACATCGCGCGCTACATCGCGACGAAGAGCTAG
- a CDS encoding phosphoenolpyruvate carboxykinase, with translation MTATLSTPLAKQGIATEAEIFANLGTAPLVEHAISNGEGRLSADGPFVVATGKHTGRSAKDKFIVRDAETEDTIWWGKTNVPMTPEHFAALKEDFLAAVADKDKLYVADLFGGSQPEHRVKVRVVNEFAWHNLFIRTLLVRPEASELEGFVPEYTIIDLPSFRADPERHGTRSETVIAVNFSEKLILIGGTSYAGEMKKSVFGILNYLLPVKGVMPMHCSANIGPDGDTAVFFGLSGTGKTTLSADASRTLIGDDEHGWSDTAVFNFEGGCYAKMIRLSEEAEPEIYATTKRFGTVLENVVMDEETRKLDLDDNTLAENSRGAYPIDFIPNTSEKNLGPVPQNVIFLTADAFGVLPPIARLTPDQAMYHFLSGYTAKVAGTEIGVTEPEATFSTCFGAPFMPRHPSIYGNLLKERIAKGGVKCWLVNTGWSGGMATMEGIKRMPIKATRALLNAALDGSLNNAEFKEDPNFGFEVPVEVAGVDTALLDPRGAWADKDEYDKTAQVLVKKFIDNFAQFEAHVDEGVRKAAPVSA, from the coding sequence TTGACCGCTACCCTTTCCACCCCGCTCGCCAAACAAGGGATCGCCACCGAGGCGGAGATTTTCGCGAACCTGGGCACCGCGCCCTTGGTCGAGCATGCGATCAGCAACGGGGAGGGTAGGCTTTCGGCGGATGGTCCTTTCGTCGTGGCCACCGGCAAGCACACCGGCCGTTCCGCCAAGGACAAGTTCATCGTGCGCGATGCCGAAACCGAGGACACGATCTGGTGGGGCAAGACCAATGTCCCGATGACCCCGGAACACTTCGCCGCGCTCAAGGAGGATTTCCTCGCCGCTGTCGCCGACAAGGACAAGCTCTACGTCGCCGACCTGTTCGGCGGTTCGCAGCCCGAGCACCGCGTCAAGGTGCGTGTGGTCAACGAGTTCGCCTGGCACAACCTGTTCATCCGCACCCTGCTGGTGCGTCCCGAAGCGTCGGAACTCGAAGGCTTCGTGCCTGAGTACACGATCATCGACCTGCCCAGCTTCCGCGCCGATCCCGAGCGTCACGGCACCCGCTCGGAGACGGTGATCGCGGTCAACTTCTCCGAAAAGCTGATCCTGATCGGTGGTACTTCCTACGCGGGCGAGATGAAGAAGTCGGTCTTCGGCATCCTCAACTACCTGCTCCCGGTCAAGGGCGTGATGCCGATGCACTGCTCGGCGAACATCGGCCCCGACGGCGATACCGCCGTGTTCTTCGGCCTGTCGGGCACCGGCAAGACCACGCTTTCGGCCGATGCCTCGCGCACGCTGATCGGCGATGACGAGCATGGCTGGTCGGACACCGCGGTGTTCAACTTCGAGGGCGGTTGCTACGCGAAGATGATCCGTCTCTCCGAAGAGGCAGAGCCCGAAATCTACGCCACCACCAAGCGTTTCGGGACCGTGCTCGAGAACGTCGTGATGGACGAGGAAACCCGCAAGCTCGACCTCGACGACAACACGCTCGCCGAGAACAGCCGCGGTGCCTACCCGATCGACTTCATCCCGAACACCTCGGAGAAGAACCTCGGCCCGGTCCCGCAGAACGTGATCTTCTTGACCGCCGATGCCTTCGGCGTGCTGCCTCCGATCGCGCGTCTCACCCCGGATCAGGCGATGTACCACTTCCTCTCGGGCTACACCGCCAAGGTGGCCGGCACCGAGATTGGCGTGACCGAGCCGGAAGCGACCTTCTCGACCTGCTTCGGCGCGCCGTTCATGCCGCGTCACCCGTCGATCTACGGTAACCTCCTCAAGGAGCGCATCGCCAAGGGCGGCGTGAAGTGCTGGCTGGTCAACACCGGCTGGTCGGGCGGCATGGCCACGATGGAAGGCATCAAGCGCATGCCGATCAAGGCCACCCGGGCGCTGCTCAACGCCGCGCTTGACGGCAGCCTCAACAATGCCGAGTTCAAGGAAGATCCGAACTTCGGCTTCGAGGTTCCGGTTGAGGTCGCCGGTGTCGACACCGCGCTGCTCGATCCGCGCGGCGCCTGGGCCGACAAGGACGAGTACGACAAGACTGCGCAGGTTCTGGTCAAGAAGTTCATCGACAACTTCGCACAGTTCGAGGCGCATGTCGACGAAGGCGTGCGCAAGGCGGCTCCGGTCTCGGCCTGA
- a CDS encoding response regulator transcription factor, whose translation MNEPRPPHSRPAQTTPQARSESEEPARRQTIALVDDDRNILTTVSISLQAEGFATRVYTDGETALKALLDNPPDLAIFDIKMPRMDGLELLRALREQSSLPVIFLTSKDEEPDEALGLAMGADDYITKPFSQRLLIARIRAILRRSDLARGNSGEEPASDVPEPFVRGRLRLDPARHQVQWDDIPVSLTVTEFLILEALAMRPGVVKSRNQLMDAAYSEDVFVDDRTIDSHIKRLRRKFRAVDPQFAAIDTLYGAGYSYSDERSDADT comes from the coding sequence ATGAACGAGCCTCGGCCTCCCCACTCCCGGCCTGCCCAGACGACGCCGCAGGCCCGCAGCGAAAGCGAAGAACCCGCGCGCCGCCAGACGATCGCGCTGGTCGACGATGACCGCAACATTCTCACCACCGTCTCGATCAGCCTCCAGGCCGAGGGCTTTGCCACACGCGTCTACACTGACGGCGAAACCGCACTTAAGGCCCTGCTCGACAACCCGCCCGACCTCGCCATCTTCGACATCAAGATGCCGCGCATGGACGGTCTCGAACTGCTGCGCGCGCTGCGCGAGCAATCGAGCCTGCCGGTGATCTTCCTCACCTCGAAGGATGAGGAACCCGACGAGGCGCTGGGCCTCGCAATGGGCGCCGACGACTACATCACAAAGCCGTTCAGCCAGCGCCTGCTCATCGCGCGCATCCGCGCCATCCTGCGCCGCAGCGACCTCGCGCGTGGCAATTCAGGCGAGGAGCCAGCAAGCGACGTGCCAGAGCCTTTCGTGCGCGGGCGCCTGCGGCTCGATCCCGCACGCCACCAAGTGCAGTGGGACGATATACCGGTCTCGCTCACGGTTACCGAATTCCTCATCCTCGAGGCGCTGGCCATGCGTCCCGGCGTGGTCAAAAGCCGCAACCAGTTGATGGACGCAGCCTATTCCGAGGACGTCTTCGTCGACGACCGCACGATCGACAGCCACATCAAGCGCCTGCGCCGCAAGTTTCGCGCTGTCGACCCCCAGTTCGCGGCCATCGACACGCTCTACGGCGCAGGCTACTCGTACTCCGATGAGCGCAGCGACGCCGATACCTGA
- a CDS encoding sensor histidine kinase codes for MAERSHARIMAPLRVRLGLSWRVSLTARILAVNIIALALLAGSLFYIDSYRKELLNERYRLARSEAEITARALAGEAQPRREQLLRTIGTGQALRLRLFAPDGSLIADSFALAPPSFELIDPDSEPWLQDAARLLDRGMDFLLGAPPIPDYRDPADTSARAWPAIRAALANSATVIHQQAAPDRTPVIIAATPVGDQGEALLVTRNARDITENVRMARQTLAFIVGGALTVSILLSLFLARTIVDPLRKLVRAAVRVRLGRDRSVIVPRLPDRRDEIGLLARAVSDMTGALRSRIDAVESFAADVAHELKNPLTSLRSALESLERVDNQPDLRRQLLTIANDDVRRIDFLVTEIADASRIDAQLSRTTFEPVDMLQLIHALVAEREQRGVNAPCTIAIAHDGESSAMVPGDAPRLERVMQNLLDNAVSFSPEGAIVEILISSGDGRVKIAVSDHGPGIPLAARERIFERFHSLRPAREEFGKHSGLGLAIARTIIEAHYGRLIATDRLDGKSGARFQLSLPAWEPEDEA; via the coding sequence ATGGCCGAACGCTCGCACGCGCGCATCATGGCGCCCTTGCGCGTACGCCTCGGCCTGTCCTGGCGTGTCTCGCTCACCGCGCGTATCCTCGCGGTCAACATCATTGCGCTGGCGCTGCTCGCGGGCAGCCTGTTCTACATCGACAGCTATCGCAAGGAACTGCTCAACGAACGCTATCGCCTCGCCCGCTCGGAGGCCGAGATCACGGCACGTGCACTCGCCGGCGAGGCTCAGCCCCGGCGCGAACAGCTGCTGCGCACGATCGGCACCGGGCAAGCGTTGCGCCTGCGCCTCTTTGCACCCGACGGCAGCCTGATCGCGGACAGCTTCGCGCTCGCACCGCCGTCGTTTGAGCTGATCGACCCCGACAGCGAACCCTGGCTTCAGGACGCTGCGCGCCTGCTCGATCGCGGCATGGATTTCCTGCTCGGCGCGCCGCCGATACCGGATTATCGTGACCCTGCGGATACCAGCGCGCGTGCCTGGCCTGCAATCAGGGCCGCGCTCGCCAACAGCGCGACCGTGATCCACCAGCAGGCAGCGCCCGACCGAACCCCTGTGATTATCGCCGCGACACCGGTCGGCGACCAGGGCGAGGCATTGCTCGTCACCCGGAACGCGCGCGACATCACAGAAAACGTGCGCATGGCGCGCCAGACGCTCGCTTTCATCGTCGGCGGTGCCTTGACCGTTTCGATCCTGCTTTCGCTGTTCCTCGCGCGCACCATCGTAGACCCGCTGCGCAAGCTGGTGCGCGCGGCCGTGCGCGTGCGCCTCGGGCGCGACCGCAGCGTGATCGTGCCGCGCCTGCCCGACCGTCGCGACGAGATCGGCCTGCTCGCGCGCGCGGTCTCGGACATGACCGGTGCGCTGCGCTCGCGCATCGATGCCGTCGAGAGCTTTGCGGCCGATGTCGCGCACGAACTCAAGAACCCGCTGACCAGCCTGCGCAGCGCGCTCGAGAGCCTCGAACGCGTCGACAACCAGCCCGACCTGCGCCGCCAGCTGCTCACGATCGCCAACGACGACGTGCGCCGGATCGACTTTCTCGTCACCGAAATCGCCGATGCCAGCCGCATCGACGCGCAGCTCAGCCGCACCACTTTCGAGCCGGTCGACATGCTGCAGCTGATCCACGCCCTCGTCGCCGAGCGCGAGCAGCGCGGGGTCAACGCGCCGTGCACCATCGCCATCGCGCACGACGGCGAGAGCAGTGCGATGGTCCCAGGCGATGCGCCGCGGCTCGAGCGTGTCATGCAGAACCTGCTCGACAACGCCGTCTCGTTCTCGCCCGAGGGCGCTATCGTCGAAATCCTCATCAGTTCGGGCGACGGCCGTGTGAAGATCGCGGTATCGGACCATGGCCCGGGCATCCCTCTCGCCGCGCGCGAGCGCATCTTCGAGCGCTTCCATTCGCTGCGGCCCGCGCGCGAGGAGTTCGGTAAACACTCCGGGCTTGGTCTCGCCATCGCCCGCACCATCATCGAGGCGCACTACGGGCGGCTCATCGCCACCGACAGGCTCGATGGCAAGAGCGGCGCGCGGTTCCAGCTCAGCCTTCCCGCCTGGGAACCGGAGGACGAGGCGTGA
- a CDS encoding HPr kinase/phosphorylase, with the protein MIPARSPVAHQGTCVAIGSRAILIEGPSGTGKSALALELIDRGARLVGDDSLLLEGRDGALVARPHPQTRGLIEVRNLGLVTLPVCDEARVALLIRLDENAPRFIETAQIAERAGCALPMVRLWPAAAPLALKAELALRKYGLPSGERCTG; encoded by the coding sequence GTGATCCCGGCAAGGTCTCCCGTCGCGCATCAGGGAACCTGCGTCGCTATAGGCTCGCGCGCTATCCTGATCGAAGGCCCTTCGGGAACCGGCAAGTCGGCACTGGCGCTGGAGCTGATCGATCGCGGCGCTCGGCTGGTCGGCGACGACTCGCTGCTTCTCGAAGGGCGCGACGGCGCGCTCGTCGCCCGTCCCCATCCCCAGACCCGGGGCCTGATCGAAGTGCGCAACCTCGGCCTCGTCACCCTGCCCGTCTGCGACGAGGCACGGGTCGCCCTGCTCATTCGTCTCGACGAGAACGCGCCGCGCTTCATCGAGACCGCGCAGATCGCCGAGCGTGCCGGGTGTGCACTGCCCATGGTGCGTCTCTGGCCCGCCGCCGCGCCGCTCGCGCTCAAGGCGGAACTCGCCTTGCGCAAGTACGGTCTTCCCTCGGGCGAACGCTGTACCGGCTGA
- the rapZ gene encoding RNase adapter RapZ produces the protein MSSESTLPDTPAGTRQRVLLVTGMLGAGKTTALRVLEDLGWEIIDNFPIRLLEGLLEHPQDDATGIAAPLAIGFDSRTRGFDPERIIAQVRALGERRDIDLSTLFLDCNSAELERRYNETRRRHPLAADAPAVTGIRAERELLAPLRRWAEMLVDTSEFTSNDLQRAIREQFAETAPEGTTLTISSFGFSRGSPPLADLVFDMRFLDNPHWDPELRPQTGKDAPVGDYIRKDPAFEEAFARIHDLLLLLLPRYKAQGKSYVHVAFGCTGGRHRSVFIAEQMAAALRSSGFSPTLLHRNLGSRAADLLERGPRREK, from the coding sequence ATGTCGAGCGAGTCCACCCTGCCAGACACCCCTGCTGGCACGCGCCAACGCGTGCTGCTGGTCACCGGCATGCTCGGCGCGGGCAAGACCACCGCGCTGCGCGTGCTGGAGGACCTCGGCTGGGAGATCATCGACAACTTCCCGATCCGCCTGCTCGAGGGCCTGCTCGAACATCCGCAGGACGACGCCACGGGAATCGCCGCCCCACTCGCCATCGGCTTCGATTCGCGCACGCGCGGCTTCGATCCCGAGCGCATCATCGCGCAAGTCAGGGCCCTTGGCGAACGCCGCGACATCGATCTGTCCACGCTGTTCCTCGACTGTAACAGCGCCGAACTCGAACGCCGCTACAACGAGACCCGCCGCCGCCATCCCCTCGCAGCCGACGCACCGGCGGTGACGGGTATTCGCGCCGAGCGCGAGCTGCTCGCGCCGCTGCGCCGCTGGGCGGAAATGCTGGTCGATACCAGCGAGTTCACCTCCAACGACCTGCAGCGCGCGATTCGCGAGCAGTTCGCCGAGACCGCCCCCGAAGGCACGACGCTCACGATCTCCAGCTTCGGCTTTTCGCGCGGCAGCCCGCCCCTCGCCGATCTCGTCTTCGACATGCGCTTTCTCGACAATCCCCACTGGGACCCCGAACTGCGCCCGCAGACCGGCAAGGACGCGCCCGTCGGCGACTACATCCGCAAGGACCCCGCCTTCGAAGAAGCCTTTGCGCGCATCCACGACCTGCTGCTGCTGTTGCTCCCGCGCTACAAGGCGCAGGGAAAGAGTTACGTCCACGTCGCTTTCGGCTGTACCGGAGGAAGACATCGTTCGGTTTTCATTGCCGAACAGATGGCAGCGGCCTTGCGCAGCTCAGGATTTTCGCCCACATTGCTGCACCGCAACCTGGGCTCTAGGGCTGCTGATCTTCTGGAAAGGGGGCCGCGGCGTGAGAAATGA
- a CDS encoding PTS sugar transporter subunit IIA, with product MIGMILVTHGNLAEEFVHAMEHVVGDQADVETVCIGPNDDMERRRAEIAEAIVAVDSGEGVIILTDLFGGTPSNLAISLMEAGRVEVIAGINLPMLIRLAKARACMPVRDAVAAARDAGRNYITIASEYLGQDA from the coding sequence ATGATCGGCATGATTCTGGTCACTCACGGCAACCTTGCCGAAGAGTTCGTTCACGCAATGGAACACGTCGTCGGCGATCAGGCCGACGTCGAAACCGTCTGCATCGGCCCCAATGACGACATGGAGCGCCGCCGCGCCGAGATCGCCGAAGCGATCGTCGCGGTCGACAGCGGCGAAGGCGTCATCATCCTCACCGACCTGTTCGGCGGCACGCCGTCCAACCTCGCGATCTCGCTGATGGAAGCGGGCCGGGTCGAGGTCATCGCCGGGATCAACCTGCCGATGCTGATCCGCCTCGCCAAGGCACGCGCCTGCATGCCGGTGCGCGACGCGGTCGCCGCCGCGCGCGATGCGGGCCGCAACTATATAACCATAGCAAGCGAATACCTGGGGCAGGATGCATGA
- a CDS encoding HPr family phosphocarrier protein: MIECRETVLIVNKRGLHARASAKFVNYVSELPGTVQVTVCKDDTSAAGNSILGLMMLGAAKGDSIDIACTGDGAEEALARLGDLVRDGFGEDKG, encoded by the coding sequence ATGATCGAATGCCGTGAGACGGTGCTCATCGTCAACAAGCGCGGGCTTCACGCCAGGGCCAGCGCCAAGTTCGTCAACTACGTCAGCGAACTGCCGGGCACCGTGCAGGTGACCGTGTGCAAGGACGATACCAGCGCGGCGGGCAATTCAATCCTGGGCCTGATGATGCTCGGCGCGGCCAAGGGCGACAGCATCGACATCGCGTGCACGGGCGACGGCGCCGAAGAGGCACTGGCACGTCTCGGCGACCTGGTGCGCGACGGCTTCGGCGAAGATAAGGGTTGA
- a CDS encoding TrmH family RNA methyltransferase: MAHRRTITGFSNPLVKFLRSLRDKKYRKREKRFLAEGLRLLTDARESGVVPEMLVMATGREPHPLLDALEAAVDAAGGEVVEMDQEILAKVTGKDNPQAVAGVFAEFDTRITQVDRSAAPIWLVAQALRDPGNLGTMLRTGDAVGAGGLILIDDCADPFSVEAVRASMGAIFTQKLAMARWDEFLPWLRSGPGQLVAASLRDPTDYRVAPYQAPCFLMVGNESQGLPEAYEQSCDLRVTIPMRGRADSLNAAVAGAVLAYEALARLGD; the protein is encoded by the coding sequence TTGGCCCATCGCCGCACCATCACCGGTTTCTCCAACCCGCTGGTCAAGTTCCTGCGCTCGCTCAGGGACAAGAAGTATCGCAAACGCGAGAAGCGTTTCCTCGCCGAGGGGCTGCGCCTGCTGACCGACGCGCGCGAGTCGGGCGTGGTGCCCGAAATGCTGGTCATGGCGACCGGCCGCGAGCCCCACCCCCTGCTCGACGCGCTCGAAGCGGCCGTCGATGCGGCGGGCGGTGAAGTGGTCGAGATGGACCAGGAAATCCTCGCCAAGGTCACCGGCAAGGACAACCCCCAGGCCGTCGCCGGGGTCTTCGCCGAATTCGACACGCGCATAACCCAAGTGGACCGCAGCGCCGCACCGATCTGGCTGGTGGCACAGGCTCTGCGCGATCCGGGCAATCTCGGCACCATGCTGCGCACCGGCGATGCCGTGGGCGCGGGCGGACTCATTCTGATCGACGACTGCGCCGATCCCTTCTCGGTCGAGGCGGTGCGCGCCAGCATGGGCGCGATCTTCACGCAGAAACTCGCCATGGCGCGCTGGGACGAATTCCTGCCCTGGCTGCGGTCGGGTCCGGGACAGCTCGTCGCAGCTTCGCTGCGCGATCCGACCGACTACCGCGTTGCACCCTATCAGGCGCCCTGCTTCCTCATGGTCGGCAATGAATCGCAGGGGCTGCCCGAGGCCTATGAACAGTCTTGCGACCTGCGCGTGACGATCCCGATGCGTGGACGTGCCGACAGCCTCAATGCAGCCGTTGCCGGCGCGGTGCTCGCCTACGAGGCGCTGGCAAGGCTCGGCGACTGA
- a CDS encoding META domain-containing protein, which translates to MSEPSNLHRTLCAAALMLGLFLLGGCAGPEDNVHLNDSRWRFALIDGHTPLSDAADVRFADGEITVLVGCNRMTGPWRVNEDRLVAGPLDQTEMACPAPAWDQEKAVSALFAATPRLEVSEDKLLLQSGGHSAELIRAAAL; encoded by the coding sequence ATGTCGGAACCGAGCAACCTTCATCGAACGCTGTGCGCAGCCGCGCTGATGCTCGGCCTGTTTCTGCTCGGCGGCTGCGCCGGACCTGAGGACAACGTCCACCTCAACGACAGCCGCTGGCGTTTCGCGCTGATCGACGGACACACCCCGCTCTCCGACGCCGCCGACGTCCGCTTCGCCGATGGCGAGATCACGGTGCTCGTCGGCTGCAACCGCATGACGGGGCCCTGGCGGGTCAACGAGGACCGCCTCGTCGCAGGCCCTCTGGACCAGACCGAGATGGCCTGCCCGGCGCCCGCCTGGGATCAGGAGAAGGCGGTAAGCGCCCTCTTCGCAGCAACCCCGCGCCTCGAGGTCAGTGAGGACAAGCTGCTGCTCCAGTCAGGCGGGCACAGCGCCGAGCTGATCCGCGCCGCAGCCCTGTGA